The region TTTAAGCTTTTACCGGTAATAATGATAAGCTTTGCATTTTTTATAATAGGATGCGGCAGACCTAAAGGTACCAGCTCACCCGTAATAAGCAGCTTTAAGGTATCACCAAACCCTGTAACGCCCGGCGGCATAATGACAGCAGTTGTAGTTGCCTCTGATCCGGACGGCGATGTACTCCATTATTCATGGACAGCTTCACAGGGATGGACGGTAACAGGCTATGGGGTTACGGCAACAATAGCAGCACCATCTACATACGGGACAGGCGGATATGTTACAGTAACAGCGGATGATGGAAGTGGTGATAGGGTAAGCGGCTCACTTCCAATAATCACAGAAGGGAATAATAGTACACATAGCATACCGGTGATAAATAGTATCACGGCATCACCAAACCCGGTAAATAAAGGTGGTGTTATGGCAATCTCGGTATCGGTAACAGATCTTTACAGCAATACTTTAGCCTATACCTGGACGGCTCCTGCCGGATGGACAATAAGCTCGGGACAGGGCACAGCACAAATAAGTGTAAAAGCCCCAAACAGTTACGGTAACAACGGGATAGTTTATGTAACGATGAATGATGGAAACGGCGGTATCGTAACCGGTTCAATTGGAATAAGCACACAGGTGAATACACCACCAGCTATAAGCAGTATTAGTGCATCACCAAACCCTGTAACGCCTGGTGAGCCAATAACGGTAGTTGTAAGTGCATCCGATCCGGACGGCGATACGCCAAGTTACTCATGGACAACAACAACCGGGTGGGCCATAACAGGATACGGTACTACAGCCACAGTGGTATCGCCGTTCTCATACAGTACAGGCGGGTATGTTACAGTAACAGTGGATGATAATTACGGAGGTGTTGTAACTGGTACAATAGCAATAAGCACGGAAAGGAATGGCATACCGGCCATAAACAGCATTACAGCATCACCCAATCCGGTTGGAATCGGTCAAACAGTAACAGTAATTGTAAATGCATCCGATCCGGACGGCGATACGCTCAGTTACTCATGGACAACAACAACCGGATGGTCATTAACCGGGAGTGGTCCTACAGTTACAATAATAGCACCGTTCTCACACAGTACAGGCGGGTATGTTACAGTAACAGTGGATGATGGAGCTGGGGGTACGGTAACCGGCTCAGTTGCTTTGAGCACAACACCCGAATGGCCGCCTTTTATAACGAGCATATCTATCTCCCCTCAACCCGTTATTACTTATGCGAACCTTTTATGCGATGCATCCGATCCGGACGGTGATTTTCTTAGCTACGTATGGAGCATAGGTGGTGTCAATGTAACAACTGGAAGCCAGGCTACGTGGGCTTCTCCCGGCATCCCTGGAAATTACAATGCAAATGTAACCGTAAGCGATGGATTTAATAACTCGGTAACC is a window of Deltaproteobacteria bacterium DNA encoding:
- a CDS encoding PQQ-binding-like beta-propeller repeat protein, with protein sequence MIKKFKLLPVIMISFAFFIIGCGRPKGTSSPVISSFKVSPNPVTPGGIMTAVVVASDPDGDVLHYSWTASQGWTVTGYGVTATIAAPSTYGTGGYVTVTADDGSGDRVSGSLPIITEGNNSTHSIPVINSITASPNPVNKGGVMAISVSVTDLYSNTLAYTWTAPAGWTISSGQGTAQISVKAPNSYGNNGIVYVTMNDGNGGIVTGSIGISTQVNTPPAISSISASPNPVTPGEPITVVVSASDPDGDTPSYSWTTTTGWAITGYGTTATVVSPFSYSTGGYVTVTVDDNYGGVVTGTIAISTERNGIPAINSITASPNPVGIGQTVTVIVNASDPDGDTLSYSWTTTTGWSLTGSGPTVTIIAPFSHSTGGYVTVTVDDGAGGTVTGSVALSTTPEWPPFITSISISPQPVITYANLLCDASDPDGDFLSYVWSIGGVNVTTGSQATWASPGIPGNYNANVTVSDGFNNSVTGTSTVIVGSSSPWPRFHRDIQSTGSSPYNTSSTTGALKWSYTTGDYIYSSPAIGGDGTIYIGSDDGKLYSINPNGGLNWSYPTGGAIWYSSPAIGNNGTIYIGSSDGQLYAISSSGSLDWSYPTGGPIWYSSPAIGADGTIYIGSGDSNLYAINNGGGLNWTYTTGSEIYSSPAIGVNGTIYVGSGDGNLYAINPDGTRRWNYSTGSSIYSSPAIGVDGTIYVQSSSGSLYAINPNGGLDWSYTTGSAIDYSSPAIGANGTIYVGSGVSLYAIYSTGSLDWTYPTLGNINSSPAVGSDGTIYVGSSDGNLYAINQNGTLKWFYADRLSALGMDSSPAIGADGTIYAGSVDFNLYAIH